A region of Streptomyces sp. NBC_01267 DNA encodes the following proteins:
- a CDS encoding ACP S-malonyltransferase: MFAIFFPGQGAQFRGMGADVFGRYPGMTRFACDLLGYDLVSRCRDNQDDVLSRTECTQPALFTVNALSTFERERREGALADYCLGHSLGEYNALLAAGVFDFETGLRLVKKRGELMAAASGGGMSAVMNTPAPRLLDVLREDGVEGVDVAAYNTDAQVVIAGSDSALRAAHASLKARGIRFASLRVSAAFHSRHMQPVRSEFESFLREFTFAEPRTTVISNVTGRPYERGAIPEMLSRQLVEPVRWVDSVRYLLALDPGLEYEEIGGNSLLRMVNSIAKAGARNALSKSGV; the protein is encoded by the coding sequence GTGTTCGCGATTTTCTTCCCTGGGCAAGGAGCGCAGTTCCGGGGGATGGGTGCAGATGTTTTCGGCCGCTATCCGGGCATGACGCGATTCGCCTGCGACCTCCTGGGGTACGACCTCGTATCCCGCTGCCGTGACAATCAGGACGACGTGCTCTCGCGGACGGAGTGCACACAGCCGGCCCTGTTCACCGTCAACGCGTTGTCCACTTTCGAGCGTGAGCGCCGCGAGGGCGCGCTTGCCGACTACTGCCTCGGGCACAGTCTGGGGGAGTACAACGCGCTCCTGGCGGCCGGGGTCTTCGACTTCGAGACAGGTCTGCGGCTCGTCAAGAAGCGCGGCGAACTCATGGCGGCGGCGTCGGGCGGCGGGATGAGCGCGGTCATGAACACCCCCGCTCCGCGCCTGCTGGACGTGTTGCGGGAGGACGGCGTCGAGGGGGTGGACGTGGCGGCCTACAACACCGACGCCCAGGTCGTGATCGCCGGCAGCGACAGCGCACTGCGTGCCGCCCACGCCTCCCTGAAGGCGCGGGGCATCCGCTTCGCCTCGCTGCGGGTCAGCGCCGCCTTCCACTCCCGCCATATGCAGCCTGTCCGCTCCGAATTCGAAAGTTTCCTCCGGGAGTTCACGTTCGCGGAGCCCAGAACGACCGTGATCTCCAATGTGACGGGGCGGCCTTACGAGCGGGGTGCGATACCGGAGATGCTGAGCAGACAGCTCGTGGAGCCGGTGCGATGGGTCGACAGTGTCCGGTACCTCCTTGCCCTCGATCCCGGTCTTGAGTACGAGGAGATAGGTGGCAACTCCCTTCTCCGTATGGTGAACAGCATTGCGAAGGCCGGCGCCCGGAACGCCCTCAGTAAGAGCGGGGTGTGA
- a CDS encoding acyl carrier protein: MDRKQHIQRLIEDQFLVEFDGELTAETDLFKAGVMDSFGYIQLLSALERDFSLQLTDEEFLKNIFSSLEAIDAFVAKKLAEHDGHRDRDDH; this comes from the coding sequence ATGGACAGGAAGCAGCACATACAGAGGCTCATCGAGGACCAGTTCCTCGTGGAGTTCGACGGTGAACTGACCGCTGAGACCGATCTTTTCAAGGCGGGGGTGATGGATTCTTTCGGATACATTCAGCTCCTGAGCGCTCTTGAAAGGGATTTCTCGCTTCAGCTGACGGACGAGGAATTCCTGAAGAACATCTTCTCTTCGCTGGAGGCCATCGATGCCTTCGTGGCGAAGAAGCTCGCTGAGCACGACGGCCACCGAGACCGCGACGATCACTGA
- the asnB gene encoding asparagine synthase (glutamine-hydrolyzing) yields the protein MCGIAGFVAPSLHAGATPEVMTSMLSLIRHRGPDEAGYYLDDGIAMGTARLSVVDLAMGAQPMADPTERYWICFNGELYNHIELREELRGLGRRFRTRSDTEVFLQAWAQWGPACLPRFNGAFAVAIRDVRSGDLFLARDRYGKRPLFYVDREGCGAQGGRNGEFLFASEMKAFRAFPGFRFELDPRELASTFAVWTPLPDRTPFQHIRQLPMGSYLTVRGGRAVLNDYAELELDVPPFTGSEREAAALVRDALRESVEMRLRSDVEVGVYLSGGLDSSIVTKLTTDLSSHEVRTFSVEFDDAVFDESSSQQIVASHLGTRHSSIAVSSADIAANFPSAVYHAEVPSFRAAFVPMFLLSRHARDAGIKVILSGEGADEAFLGYSLFRETLLRASWSELSDDERMGRLGSLHPELSHFGPANRARLKGLFEQFAVERLPGLFSHELRYQNGRFAARLLRRRDEPFADLIALTDATPGYAALSPVRKAQWLEFKTLLPGYLLSTQGERMSLAHGVENRCPFLDPAVVRTAASVNLRFDDGFDEKAILKKAFWGELPESSLTRRKQPYRAPGAAVFKEQRPDYLELLLSEAELEKIGCVDPVFARKLVKKIMATPTGEISTKEDQAFVYLLSTAVLNQQFVLGQGMPEHSAEQADFKVDTIIDQRKARGSKQPGHDVPSAGGTR from the coding sequence ATGTGCGGAATCGCAGGCTTCGTCGCGCCCTCGCTCCACGCCGGGGCCACGCCGGAGGTCATGACCTCGATGCTGTCGCTCATCCGTCACCGTGGGCCGGACGAGGCGGGCTACTACCTGGACGACGGCATCGCCATGGGCACAGCACGGCTGTCTGTGGTCGACCTCGCCATGGGCGCCCAGCCGATGGCCGACCCGACGGAACGCTACTGGATCTGCTTCAACGGCGAGTTGTACAACCACATCGAACTGCGCGAGGAACTGCGAGGGCTCGGCCGCCGGTTCCGTACTCGCTCCGACACAGAGGTATTCCTGCAGGCATGGGCCCAATGGGGGCCCGCGTGTCTGCCCCGATTCAACGGCGCGTTCGCGGTCGCGATCCGGGACGTGAGGTCGGGAGACCTGTTCCTGGCACGTGACAGATACGGCAAGAGGCCGCTCTTCTACGTCGACCGTGAGGGCTGCGGAGCCCAGGGGGGCAGGAACGGAGAATTCCTCTTCGCCTCCGAGATGAAGGCGTTCCGTGCGTTCCCGGGGTTCCGTTTCGAGCTCGACCCCCGCGAACTCGCCTCCACCTTCGCGGTATGGACGCCGTTGCCCGACCGGACCCCCTTCCAGCACATCCGCCAGCTCCCGATGGGGAGTTACCTGACCGTCCGAGGCGGGCGGGCGGTCCTGAACGACTACGCGGAGCTCGAACTCGACGTACCGCCGTTCACCGGTTCTGAACGGGAAGCCGCCGCACTGGTCCGTGACGCCCTCCGTGAGAGCGTCGAGATGCGGCTGAGGAGTGACGTCGAGGTCGGTGTCTATCTGAGCGGCGGCCTCGACTCCTCCATCGTGACCAAGCTGACGACCGACCTCTCCTCGCACGAGGTCCGCACGTTCTCCGTGGAGTTCGACGACGCGGTATTCGACGAGTCGAGCAGTCAGCAGATCGTTGCCTCGCACCTCGGGACCCGTCACTCGTCCATTGCCGTGTCGAGTGCCGATATCGCCGCGAACTTTCCGTCTGCCGTGTATCACGCGGAAGTGCCCTCGTTCCGCGCCGCGTTCGTCCCCATGTTTCTCCTGTCCCGCCACGCGCGGGACGCCGGAATCAAAGTGATTCTCAGCGGTGAGGGTGCCGATGAGGCGTTCCTCGGGTACTCACTCTTCCGCGAGACGCTACTGCGCGCTTCATGGAGCGAACTGTCGGACGACGAGCGGATGGGCAGGCTCGGCAGCCTCCACCCGGAGCTGAGCCACTTCGGCCCCGCGAACCGGGCGCGGCTGAAGGGCCTCTTCGAGCAGTTCGCCGTAGAACGGCTGCCTGGTCTCTTCTCCCACGAACTCCGCTACCAGAACGGCCGTTTCGCCGCACGTCTGCTGAGGCGACGTGATGAACCGTTCGCGGACCTCATAGCCTTGACGGACGCGACGCCCGGCTACGCGGCGCTGAGCCCGGTCCGTAAGGCACAGTGGCTCGAATTCAAGACGCTGCTGCCCGGCTATCTCCTCTCCACCCAGGGGGAGCGCATGAGCCTCGCCCACGGGGTCGAGAACCGGTGCCCGTTCCTCGACCCCGCGGTCGTTCGCACGGCGGCGTCCGTCAATCTGCGCTTCGACGACGGTTTCGACGAGAAGGCCATCCTCAAGAAAGCGTTCTGGGGTGAGCTGCCTGAATCGAGTCTCACTCGGCGGAAGCAGCCGTACCGTGCGCCGGGAGCGGCCGTCTTCAAGGAACAGCGGCCCGACTACCTGGAACTCCTCCTCTCAGAAGCGGAGTTGGAGAAGATCGGATGCGTCGATCCGGTGTTCGCCCGGAAGCTCGTCAAGAAGATCATGGCCACGCCTACCGGTGAGATCAGTACGAAGGAGGACCAGGCCTTCGTCTACCTGCTCTCGACCGCGGTCCTCAACCAGCAGTTCGTGCTCGGACAGGGAATGCCCGAGCACTCGGCAGAGCAGGCTGACTTCAAGGTGGACACCATCATTGATCAGCGGAAAGCACGGGGATCGAAGCAGCCCGGTCACGACGTCCCCTCTGCAGGAGGAACCCGATGA